In Podarcis raffonei isolate rPodRaf1 chromosome 8, rPodRaf1.pri, whole genome shotgun sequence, the genomic window GGTGGCTCCAAAATCTAGGCCAGGCCTTGAAGAGGAGCAATTAGAACTGCGAGACTGCTTATACCTCCTACACAGATACAGCTCAAAAGTAGACTTGGTTCACACATGCCTTTGTAATACCAGAGGACATTAGCAGGACGGTGGAAATGCTTGCTTAAGAGAACACCTCGTCTCCTCAACAATCAGCTCCCTACTCCAGAAGCTTCCTCAAGTCCTCGTTCTTGTCAGGAACCAAATCGCAGGCGCGACGCAGGTTCTTGTCCTGCAGGCGTCTCAGGTCAGAGTTGCGCTccaggaagaggaggcagaggtTTCCGTGTCCATTCTCGGCtgcctgcagggagggagggagggaggggtcctCAGGCAAGCTGAGAGCAAAGGGTTGTcccttgtttattgcatttatagccctaCCTTCTttcttctaaggagctcaaggtggagtacACAGTTCCCCCGCCTGCAcagttaatccccacaacaaccccgtgagggaGGTCAGGCCGAGAGACAGCGACTGACTCCAAGATCATCCGGTGAGcaccatggccaagtggggatttcaaccctgatctcccaggtcctagtccaacatgctCTAAAAACTGTACTACTCTATACCACCTTGGCCTCCCACGGACCAGCCAGACTCACAGGACGGTCCTCACGGGAGGGAGGGGCCAATGAGAGCAAGGGAAGGACATTGcatcccctccccgccccccccaaataagGAAAGCCCACAGCCCATTAGGAACTGGAGGGGCAGGGACTCTGCCTTCCTCAGGGCTTGTCTGGAATCAGCCCTGGGACTGTGACCCTCCTTGCAGAAGGCTTGCCTGAACAGAGAGACGTGTGGGCGACTTTTGCATGGCCAGAAGGCAGCTGACTGGAGAAAGGGAAGAGTCCCTTGTGTTGCTCTACCCACTCTGGCCCCACCCATACAACCGTGTGACCCTCCTCCAGGCAAAGGTGTCTTGGTGCATCACTACACATTTGCCTACGAATGAATGAAACGGCCAAGGAGCCACTCGGTACGCCACACCTTGTGCAAGCAGGTCTTCCCGTCGTCGTCGgtggctgctggatcagccccGTAGGTCAGCAGGAGCTCAGCCACCTCCGTGTGCCCACAGTAAGAGGCTCGGTGGAGAGGGGTGGCCCCGCCATGGGTCTGAGCGCTGCAGGCAGCTCCGCTCTCCAGGAGGAATCGGCAGACGTCATAATGGCCATTGCGGCTGGCGTAGTGCTGCAAGGCAGAAAACGAGGCATCTTGGGGTGGTCTGGGCCATTTCAGGCAAGCCACCTTCCCTTGCCCCACACTTGATGTAAGATGTGGGGCAGCCGAAGATGCAGCTGGATTGAAAGGGCCTTGGCAGCCACCTGCAATCATGGGGCTTGCAACATGCCATGCACAAGTGCCTGCAGAGCCCCACTTCTGCCATCCCTGCCCCACACCTCCACGGCCTCCGTGTTGGGCAGGTGTGTGTGGCTTGGCTGAAACAGTCTGGTGGGTCAAATGGGGAGGGACCTGCACAGCACGATGTCTGGGGCTTTGCAAACAGAAAACAGGGGAAGCTGTCTCAACCCCCCTTGCTCAGTACTGCctgtgctgactggcagcagctttccaggattccAGATGGAggtttctcccagtcctacctgcaggggccagggactgagcctggggccttctgcatggaaGGCAGGCGATCTGGCCCTGAGCGACGGCCCTCCCCCCTCAGCTGATCCTCAGCACTTGCAAATAACTGTGCCTTTGCGTGCATGGCTCTGCAGGCAAAAAGAGGTCACCTGACATCACTGTGATGTCACACCAGCATGAATGGAGCCCACATGACAGCAGATGCATCCTCCTTCTCATAAAAGACAGAAGGTGCAGGCACTATGCATTGTTGGGACACCTGGCAGGGGACACTAGTAGCCAACTCTCTTGTATGGTTGCATTCTCATGTATTTTTGAAATCTGACCCCCACAGTAACCTTGGACGCTTACCAAAGCTGTGTATCCAAAAGGATCTGGCTCGCTGGGATTACTGCGGTTTAGGATCTGTTTTTTGACCTTCTCAAGGTCTCCATTCAGAGCAGCACACCAAATCCCTacacataaataaatttcaattTATCTTTATATTGGCACTAGTCTGTCATTGAGCAGCCCTGTGCCTCATCACCACTCTGCCTTTACCTAACGTAATTTACCTGACTGTGGGTACAACACAAAAAGCTAACACAACAAACTATTTCTCAACTCGTGTCTCTCTGCCCTCAAGTCTTGTTTTAAACCACCACATTTTCCCTCTCTGTCCTTCCCTGTTTGCTCCACTCAAAGCTTTGCCATTGTTTAGAACCACCAGTTTCCCCTCTCAATGTCTTATCATTGCTGttttactcaaacctctgccattgtttGAAACTATCACTATTTTCTTCTCAGTGCCCCTCTCTATCTTCCaaccagcaagcaagaggcattatcagggtTCAAAAATGCATTGCAGCCAAACAAGGGCGTGCAATGCAGGGCCAGTGAAGTATAGCTTGGGGAGACAGGGGGTGgttgggaaaggggaggggcaCAGGAAGAGTCTATTTTgcaggccagacagagaggctcaGACAGCTGCATTTGGCTCCTAGGGCAGAGGCCTTCCCGCCCCTGCTTTGGACCATaataacttttctttttttctctcctccagaCAGGATAAGGAGGCAAAGAGAGTTTTAGTTAAAGCTCATCTCCTTATCCCCTTCTCACCCCTCCAAAGACCCACAACAGACTCAATGCCCCAGAGCTTCTGTACCTCTCTCAAAATCCATCTCCTCCAGAGTCTGGTGAACACTTGGCACGGCCACATGGTGGGAGCAACAGGAGCCATCCTTGGAGTGTCCAGGTGACAATGCCATTGTTAGCCCCTTTCAGGTTATTATTTTGGGAAGCAGCTGTAGGTCCtgctagaggaagaggaaggctgtGACACA contains:
- the ANKRD39 gene encoding ankyrin repeat domain-containing protein 39 → MALSPGHSKDGSCCSHHVAVPSVHQTLEEMDFERGIWCAALNGDLEKVKKQILNRSNPSEPDPFGYTALHYASRNGHYDVCRFLLESGAACSAQTHGGATPLHRASYCGHTEVAELLLTYGADPAATDDDGKTCLHKAAENGHGNLCLLFLERNSDLRRLQDKNLRRACDLVPDKNEDLRKLLE